The following coding sequences are from one Hymenobacter sp. DG25A window:
- a CDS encoding OmpH family outer membrane protein — translation MNNPLRIVIDAVLVIAVAVLFYLHFANKPAATPARVRTVVHTDSTGTATATNELEAVADTDKIAFVVSEELLNNYQAMKDARKSFEAKVKGWSNQNDAIGRQFQSAIQKYQQQAASLTPEQRAATEQQLEAQRVKGGQLQQQLQQKAAEEEARMTKQVLDRVDKQVALYGKENGYRLILISAPSGTIAYGRKDLDITKEVTAYLNKEYSAKKK, via the coding sequence ATGAACAACCCCCTGCGCATCGTTATTGACGCGGTCCTGGTTATTGCCGTGGCTGTGCTGTTTTACCTCCACTTCGCTAATAAGCCGGCCGCCACGCCCGCCCGCGTCCGCACCGTAGTGCACACCGATTCCACCGGCACCGCCACTGCCACCAACGAGCTGGAAGCCGTAGCCGATACCGATAAAATTGCCTTCGTGGTTTCGGAAGAGCTGCTGAATAACTACCAGGCCATGAAAGATGCCCGCAAGAGCTTCGAGGCCAAAGTGAAAGGCTGGAGCAACCAGAACGACGCCATTGGCCGCCAGTTCCAGAGCGCCATCCAGAAATATCAGCAGCAGGCCGCTTCGCTCACGCCCGAGCAGCGGGCTGCCACCGAGCAGCAGCTGGAAGCGCAGCGCGTGAAAGGCGGCCAGCTGCAGCAGCAGCTGCAGCAGAAAGCCGCGGAAGAAGAAGCCCGCATGACCAAGCAGGTGCTGGACCGCGTGGACAAGCAGGTGGCGCTCTACGGCAAGGAAAACGGCTACCGCCTCATCCTGATTTCTGCGCCCAGCGGCACTATTGCCTACGGTCGCAAGGACCTGGACATTACCAAAGAAGTGACGGCCTACTTGAACAAGGAGTACTCGGCTAAAAAGAAATAA